A window of Pullulanibacillus sp. KACC 23026 genomic DNA:
TCTTGTGTCAGCTTTAACAGGCCGACCGGTCAAAAAAGAAGTGGGCATGACAGGGGAAATCACCCTCCGAGGCCGAGTCCTACCTATTGGCGGGTTAAAAGAAAAGACACTCAGTGCACATCGAGCAGGTCTGACTACTATTGTCATCCCAAAAGAAAATGAAAGGGATCTAGACGATCTGCCGGAAAGTGTTAGAGAGGATCTTTCTTTCTATCCAGTGTCTCATTTAGATGAGGTATTAAAACATGCGTTAAGAGGTGACCAAGTATGAAAATTAACCGCGCCGATTTTGTGATAAGCGCGGTGAAGCCCGATCAATGGCCGAAAGACGGCTTGCCGGAGATCGCGCTAGCCGGTCGATCCAATGTAGGAAAATCATCCTTGATTAACACCTTATTGAATCGGAAGAACTTGGCTCGCACCTCACAAAGACCGGGTAAAACGCAAACACTTAATTATTTTATTATCAATGAATCCTTTTACTTTGTTGACGTTCCTGGCTATGGGTATGCGAAAGTTTCACAGGCTGAGCGAAAGGCCTGGATTCGCATGATTGAAACCTATCTGACAAAAAATCAACAACTTCGAGTGGTTGTACAGCTTGTTGATCTGCGTCATGCCCCATCTGCTGAAGATGTACAAATGTATCAATTTTTAAAACATTACGGTATTCCAGTGATCATCGTTACAACAAAGGCAGATAAAATTTCACGCGGCCAATACCAAAAGCATTTAAAAGTGGTTCGCGAAACCTTAAATAAAGATCCCGAAGATCCGATTGTCCTGTTCTCCTCTTTTAAAGGATTGGGCAAGGACGAACTGTGGCAGGCCATTCAACCCTATCTAGGAAGTTGATGGAAAACAGCCTAAAACTAAAAAAACTGTCGACTTCCTCCATTTAGGAGGTTTTGTCGACAGTCTAAAAGCTCCCCAAAACGGGAGCTTTTATTTTTTCTTATAGAAAAAGATTAGACCAATAATGATAATGATAAGCGGCCAATATTGGCTGAGTGACCCGACCTTATGTAGAAGTTGTCCATTTAGCCGATGAGAAAACAGTGGAAAAAGTGCGAATACAATGAGAATGATACCAAGTGAAAGGCCATTTTTCTTCACTTTGTAATAACGAATGAGAAATCCAATCCCCATTAACAATGGATAATAGGTCTCTGCCCGTGCCCACATCGGAAGAATTTCCGTCAAAAAAGGATGTGCACCAAATCCGATAAGAAGAAAGGCGGGAAAGAGTAGATCCCATTCCGGTGCCATCCAACCAAAAACAAAAAAGCAAAGGCCGAAAATAAGCAGAAGCTCAGGCCATTCCAGCCATTTATTATGAGTAAAGACATGCCAATGCTGAAGAAATAAAAAAAGCCCTGCCCCTATTAAAAGAAGGCCAGCAAGCGTCCTCTCTTTTTTAATAAGAACCCCTCCCAACAAAAACTAAACTATTAACTATCATAGCAAGCCCTTTACTTGAAGTCACGCTTCAAGTAAAGGGCTTGAGCATAACCCCATTCATTTAGCTAAAGGTTATGCGAACAGTCAGTTGGCAAAACCAGAGCGGCAAGGGGGGCTTGAGCATAACCCCATTCATTTAGCAAAAGGTTATGCGAACAGTTAGATGCCAAAACGGAGCAGAGAAGGCGGCAAGGGGGCATAACTATTAAATAGAGAATATTCTCGTTACACTAAAAAAGTTAGGCGTAGCGAGAATACGCGATCTGCCGCAAAACGAGCTATTTGCGAAGTTAGGTGTAATGAGAATACGCTACATGCTTCATCCGCTGATTTTAAGAAAGAAAGTAATGGTATTAATGAAAAGGACTCCCCTTCAAGCATCCTATTTGCAGTTAAACTAGGGAAGATTTAAACTAGTGAGGGTAAAGTAATAGTAGGTAATGGATGATCGTTTTAATTTAGTTAGTTCTCGCGTACCATTCAAAGGTTATTTAAATGGAACGCGAGAACCGTCCCCGCGTTTCGCGCGCGTTTCAGACCACCGCGCCTCAAGTGTGATTTTTATTACTAAAATGCGATGGGGTTTTGTGGTATACTGTTTATTGGATGTTTTGTTGAGTGGGTTGGTTTTTTGATCAATCCTTAATTATTTAGGAAGTCCTTATTTTGATTTATAAATAGATTATACTTTTAAAACATGGAGTGACCGTTATGCATATTTTGGTCGTTGGGTTGAATCATCGAACGGCACCTGTTCATATCCGGGAAAAGCTTGCTTTCCCAGAGTCTGAATTGGGACGTGCTCATGTTGAGTTAAGACAACAGAAAAGTATTTTTGAGAACGTCATTGTTTCTACGTGCAATCGGACAGAAATCTATGTTGTCACTGACCAAGTGCACACAGGCCGTTATTATACAAAACAATTCCTGATCAATTGGTTCAATGAAAGGCCGGAAGATATTGAACCTTATTTATTTGTGAAGGAAGGAAGAGAAGCGGTTGAACATCTTTTCCGTTTGACGTGCGGATTGGAATCGCTTGTCATTGGCGAGACTCAGATTCTTGGTCAGGTACGTTCTTCGTTTATGTTGGCTCAGTCCTCTGAGACAACAGGCACCTTTTTTAATGAACTGTTTAAGCAAGCCTTGACGGTTGCTAAACGAGCCCATTCTGAAACCTCAATTAATGAAAATGCTGTTTCGGTCAGCTATGCCGCTGTCGAGCTTGCCAATAAGATTTTTGGTCGTCTTGACGATAAGGAAATCTTGATCATTGGTGCGGGCAAGATGGGTGAATTGACGGCCAAACATTTAAAGAGCCATGGTGTTCCGAAAATCCGTGTCGTCAACCGCACATATGAGAAGGCAGAAGAGCTTGCTGCTCACTTCTCGGGTCAACCGCTGGAATGGACACGCATGGAATCCGCACTGAAAGAAACGGATATCGTCATTAGTTCAACAGGGGCAAAAGGATTAGTGTTGGACGCTGGAACTGTTCAGCAAGCAATGAAAGAGAGAAAAGGCAGACCTCTTTTCATTGTTGATATTGCCGTCCCTCGTGATATTGATCCGGAGATAAATAAAGTGGAAGGCGTTTTTCTATATGATATCGATGATCTCGAAGGTATTGTTGAAGCCAATATTCTTGAAAGACAAGAAGAAGCTCAAAAAATTGAAGCGTTGATTGTCTCTCAAATTGCGGCATTTGAACAATGGATCAAGACCCTTGGCGTTGTGCCGGCAATACAAGCGATACGTGAGAAGGCGCTTATGATTCAGGAGGATACGATGAAGAGTCTTGAACGGAAATTGGATCATCTGTCTGATCGCGATAAGAAACTCATCGGAAAGCATATGAAGAGTATTATTAACCAATTGTTAAGAGACCCTATCCAGCGAGCGAAAGAATTTGCCGACGAGAGAGAAGGACAGCTTAAGCTTGAAACGCTGATCCAGTTATTTGGTGTTGAAGAAGCCTATGAAAAGAAAGTGGCTGGAACTGCTTCAAACCTTGCAGAATCGAAACAACCTAATGCCGAGGGGCAAAAGGTTAGATGGAATGAAGCGGCGATTAACTCCTAGAAAGGAGTTCAGGCATGTTGTTAAATCTACTTTATGACACAACAATCAGCCTTTACACCTTATGCATTTCTTGCTTTTTTATAGATTTTGTTCAGACCAACCGGAGGGTACATGAAATGGCCTTCTGGTTGCTTTCTATTGTTTGGGTCTTGCAGGTGGGGATCTTCTTTCTGAAATATGAAGAATTAGGGGAATTTCCCATCGTCACCTTAACGGATGGTCTGTTCTTTTTAACTTGGTTTCTTGTTACGGTCACGCTCGTTTTGGATCGATTTTATGAACTTGACCTTATCATTTCTTTTTCTAATTTGGCCGGCTTTATTCTCATGGCCATCAGTCTTTTCAAGCCGGACAGGCGTGCTCCAGAGTTAATCAACAGTCATTTAATGTCGGACTTGCTGATTATCCATATTACAATTGCGCTTATTGCTTATGCTTTCTTTACTCTTTCATTCGTGCTGTCTATGATGTATATGGTGGAGTATTCTTGGTTGAAAAAGAAGAAATGGAATCGGCAGCTCACTCGCTTTGGAAGTCTTTCAATGCTTGAGAAAGGCGCTTTTTATTGCAATTTGTGTGGAGTTCCCTTATTGTTTGTGAGTTTAATCCTTGGGGTCATTCGAGCATCAGCTGCCCTTCCTAACTTCAGCTGGCTCGATCCAAAAGTGATTACCTCTTTCATTATATTAGGGGTTTATGGCTATTATCTTTATCAGAAATTAGGCAAGAATGTATATGGAAGACCCCTTGTTTTTTGGAACACAACGGCTTTTCTTTTAATACTAATCAACGTATTTTTATCACAAACGATTACGAGTTTCCATCTATGGTAATAGGAGGTAGGATATGAGAACTATTCGAGTAGGCTCACGAAAAAGTCAATTGGCTCTTACTCAGACTAATTGGGTGATGGACCAGCTTAAAGCGAAGCATTCTGATTTGAATTTCGAACTCAAACATATTGTAACTAAAGGTGATAAAATTCTGGATGTGACGCTGTCAAAAGTAGGAGGCAAAGGCTTATTTGTTAAAGAAATTGAACAAGCACTCTATGATAAAGAGATTGATTTTGCGGTACATAGCATGAAGGACATGCCTGCTGAGCTTCCTCCAGGACTCACCATTGCCTGCATTCCTGTTCGTGAAAACCCGTTTGATGTCATCATTACGAAGGATAACCGCTCTCTTGCCGAATTACCTGAAGGGGCGGTTGTTGGAACAAGCAGTCTTCGCCGACAAAGCCAGTTGCTTGCCATAAGACCGGACCTGGAAATTGAATCGATTCGTGGGAATATTGATTCCCGATTAAGAAAACTTGAAGAAGGACCGTTTGATGCGATTGTGTTAGCGGCGGCCGGGCTTGAACGAATGGGCTGGTCTGACCGGGTGAAGAAAGAGGTGCTTGAAGCGGAAACGATGCTCCCAGCTGTGGGCCAAGGTGCCTTAGCGATTGAATGCCGCTCGGATGACGAGGAACTGCTTGCCTTGTTAAAAAGTATTCACGATGAAGAAACGGCTCAAGCGGTTCAGGCTGAGCGAGGGTTCTTAGGGGCACTTGAAGGCGGCTGCCAAGTTCCGATTGCGGCTTTTGCACAATTGCAGTCATCAGGAACTATCCAGTTGTCAGGACTCGTTGCGACACCGGATGGTCAAACTGTCATAGCTGGTCAGGCAGAAGGTAGTGATCCATTAGCTCTTGGTGAAGGTCTTGCCAATGACTTAAAGGAGAGAGGCGCCAAAGCTATTCTTGATTCTGTTAAAGAGGAATTGAACCAATAATGAACAAGGCTTCTGCACTTTTGGGCCGCCGTCTGTTAATTACGCGTGATGGGGCTTCTGCTATGGCCATGGCAAAAGTGGTGGAGTCCTATGGAGGGATTCCTTACCTTGCACCTGTTTTGTCGTTTAAGCAAGCTTTATTAGGTGAGGCTGACATTCACGCAATTATGGAGCAGGATTGGCTTGTTTTTACAAGTGCTAATGGAGTTCGGTCTTTTTTTGACCAAATAAAAGAGAGGTCGTCTATCGGTTTTCCTAGGATTGCAGTTGTCGGAAGCAAGACGGCTGAAGCCCTTAACCAATATGGTCTAAAGGCCGATCTCATGCCATCTGATTTTACGGCTCGTGCCTTAGCGACTGCTTTTTCTGAATTGCCCGAGGGACAGAAACTAGCCATTTTAAAAGGACAGCTTGCCAAGGAGTCACTGGAAGAGTCTTTGAAAGAACAGGGGCACTTGGTCTCGAGCTATATCGTTTATCATACGGTTCCCAATTACGAAGGTAAATCGGATTTGCAAAGGGTTTTAAAGGAACATCCTATCGATGTCCTGACATTAACAAGTCCGTCTTCGCTTGCCTTTTTTCTTGAACTTTCTGGCTATACGGTTAATGATCCATTCTTTGACCGCGTCTTGCTTGGATGCATTGGACCAGAAACCAAGAAATTTGCTTTGGAACAAGGGTTTAGCCATGTTATAATGCCAAACCAATATACTGTAAAAGCACTTATTGAAGCAATAGCTGCTTATTATTTGGAGGGATCATCATGTCAACATTAAATTTTGACCGTCATAGAAGGTTGCGTCGGACACCGACTCTGCGCCGCATGATTCGAGAAACTCAAGTGACGGTGGATGACTTTATTTATCCCGTGTTCGCGGTTGAAGGAGAAGGGGTTCGAAACGAAATCTCTTCGATGCCAGGCGTCTTTCAGTTCTCTTTAGACACACTCGTGAAAGAAATGGAAGAAGTCGTTTCTCTTGGTATACCTTCTGTTATGGTGTTTGGTATTCCAAGTGAAAAAGATGCAGTGGGTTCAGGCGCCTACCACACTCATGGAATTGTGCAGAAAGCCATTCGAGTGATTAAAGAAAACTTTCCTGAACTCGTTGTCATTGCCGACACTTGTTTGTGTGAGTATACCGACCATGGTCATTGCGGGGTTATTCAAGGTGACCAAGTTTTAAATGATGAGAGCTTAAGCTTACTTGCAAAAACCGCTGTTTCACAAGCTGAAGCAGGGGCTGACATTATTGCCCCTTCCAATATGATGGATGGATTTGTGGCAGCTATTCGTAAAGAGCTGGATGAAGCAGGCTTTGAAGAGATTCCGATCATGTCTTATGCGGTGAAATATTCCTCTGCCTTCTATGGACCATTTCGTGATGCAGCAGATAGTGCGCCGCAATTTGGAGATCGTAAATCGTATCAGATGGACCCGGCAAACAGAAGAGAGGCTTTCCGTGAAGCGGAATCCGACGTTCAGGAAGGCGCGGACTTTTTAATGGTGAAACCTGGCTTGTCTTATCTGGATATCCTTCGTGATATCAGTAATCTGTATGATCTGCCTCTTGTTACTTACAATGTGAGCGGGGAATATGCGATGGTCAAGGCGGCGGCCCAAAACGGCTGGATTGATGAAAAACAAACCGTTTTAGAAATTTTAACGAGCTTTAAGCGTGCTGGTGCTGATTTAATTTTGACTTATCACGCGAAAGAGGCAGCTCGTTGGTTGAAAGAAGGCTATAAGTCATGATGAATATAAGTCGATCTGTTCAGGCGTTTGAAAAAGCGAAGAAAGTGATGCCCGGTGGGGTTAATTCACCGGTGAGAGCTTTTAAATCGGTGGATCTGTCACCTGTTTTTATAAAAGAAGGAAAAGGCTCACGGGTCACTGAT
This region includes:
- the hemC gene encoding hydroxymethylbilane synthase, which produces MRTIRVGSRKSQLALTQTNWVMDQLKAKHSDLNFELKHIVTKGDKILDVTLSKVGGKGLFVKEIEQALYDKEIDFAVHSMKDMPAELPPGLTIACIPVRENPFDVIITKDNRSLAELPEGAVVGTSSLRRQSQLLAIRPDLEIESIRGNIDSRLRKLEEGPFDAIVLAAAGLERMGWSDRVKKEVLEAETMLPAVGQGALAIECRSDDEELLALLKSIHDEETAQAVQAERGFLGALEGGCQVPIAAFAQLQSSGTIQLSGLVATPDGQTVIAGQAEGSDPLALGEGLANDLKERGAKAILDSVKEELNQ
- the hemB gene encoding porphobilinogen synthase, translated to MSTLNFDRHRRLRRTPTLRRMIRETQVTVDDFIYPVFAVEGEGVRNEISSMPGVFQFSLDTLVKEMEEVVSLGIPSVMVFGIPSEKDAVGSGAYHTHGIVQKAIRVIKENFPELVVIADTCLCEYTDHGHCGVIQGDQVLNDESLSLLAKTAVSQAEAGADIIAPSNMMDGFVAAIRKELDEAGFEEIPIMSYAVKYSSAFYGPFRDAADSAPQFGDRKSYQMDPANRREAFREAESDVQEGADFLMVKPGLSYLDILRDISNLYDLPLVTYNVSGEYAMVKAAAQNGWIDEKQTVLEILTSFKRAGADLILTYHAKEAARWLKEGYKS
- the yihA gene encoding ribosome biogenesis GTP-binding protein YihA/YsxC is translated as MKINRADFVISAVKPDQWPKDGLPEIALAGRSNVGKSSLINTLLNRKNLARTSQRPGKTQTLNYFIINESFYFVDVPGYGYAKVSQAERKAWIRMIETYLTKNQQLRVVVQLVDLRHAPSAEDVQMYQFLKHYGIPVIIVTTKADKISRGQYQKHLKVVRETLNKDPEDPIVLFSSFKGLGKDELWQAIQPYLGS
- the hemA gene encoding glutamyl-tRNA reductase, with translation MHILVVGLNHRTAPVHIREKLAFPESELGRAHVELRQQKSIFENVIVSTCNRTEIYVVTDQVHTGRYYTKQFLINWFNERPEDIEPYLFVKEGREAVEHLFRLTCGLESLVIGETQILGQVRSSFMLAQSSETTGTFFNELFKQALTVAKRAHSETSINENAVSVSYAAVELANKIFGRLDDKEILIIGAGKMGELTAKHLKSHGVPKIRVVNRTYEKAEELAAHFSGQPLEWTRMESALKETDIVISSTGAKGLVLDAGTVQQAMKERKGRPLFIVDIAVPRDIDPEINKVEGVFLYDIDDLEGIVEANILERQEEAQKIEALIVSQIAAFEQWIKTLGVVPAIQAIREKALMIQEDTMKSLERKLDHLSDRDKKLIGKHMKSIINQLLRDPIQRAKEFADEREGQLKLETLIQLFGVEEAYEKKVAGTASNLAESKQPNAEGQKVRWNEAAINS
- the ccsA gene encoding cytochrome c biogenesis protein CcsA; the encoded protein is MAFWLLSIVWVLQVGIFFLKYEELGEFPIVTLTDGLFFLTWFLVTVTLVLDRFYELDLIISFSNLAGFILMAISLFKPDRRAPELINSHLMSDLLIIHITIALIAYAFFTLSFVLSMMYMVEYSWLKKKKWNRQLTRFGSLSMLEKGAFYCNLCGVPLLFVSLILGVIRASAALPNFSWLDPKVITSFIILGVYGYYLYQKLGKNVYGRPLVFWNTTAFLLILINVFLSQTITSFHLW
- a CDS encoding uroporphyrinogen-III synthase, with protein sequence MNKASALLGRRLLITRDGASAMAMAKVVESYGGIPYLAPVLSFKQALLGEADIHAIMEQDWLVFTSANGVRSFFDQIKERSSIGFPRIAVVGSKTAEALNQYGLKADLMPSDFTARALATAFSELPEGQKLAILKGQLAKESLEESLKEQGHLVSSYIVYHTVPNYEGKSDLQRVLKEHPIDVLTLTSPSSLAFFLELSGYTVNDPFFDRVLLGCIGPETKKFALEQGFSHVIMPNQYTVKALIEAIAAYYLEGSSCQH